A window of Pedobacter lusitanus contains these coding sequences:
- a CDS encoding SusE domain-containing protein encodes MKSLFIKTMTYSLLLLLFASCKKDETKTVAGNGTAPVLTASQNNLVLSADHAAQTATVLNWSASSFGYSADIAYAVQIDSAGKNFKAPKEVALAGLLTKTFTVAEINDLANQLGLTSGVAGKVEVRVKASISDKYTPAYSNVLALTVTPYLVVINYPSLYVPGSYQGWDPKSAAKISSVNDDKAYEGYVNFPDATTDFKFTSQGDWNGINYGTSTPGILNAGGGDNLHVDGAGYYRIKADTKALTYSLTKTVWAVIGSATGSWDNETLMTYDATAKVWTITKALTAGEFKFRANGSYDINFGDDKGKPKYGGDNIKVAADGNYKITLNLSVPGNYAYSVTKL; translated from the coding sequence ATGAAATCATTATTTATAAAAACCATGACCTATAGCCTTTTGCTGCTATTATTTGCGTCATGTAAAAAGGATGAAACTAAAACTGTAGCCGGAAACGGTACAGCACCGGTTTTGACTGCGAGCCAGAATAACCTGGTATTAAGTGCTGATCATGCTGCGCAGACTGCAACGGTACTCAACTGGTCAGCTTCTTCATTTGGCTATAGTGCTGATATCGCTTATGCTGTACAGATTGACAGTGCAGGGAAAAATTTCAAGGCACCAAAAGAAGTGGCCCTGGCAGGGTTATTAACTAAAACTTTTACTGTTGCAGAAATCAATGACCTGGCTAATCAGTTAGGCCTTACTTCGGGTGTAGCAGGAAAAGTGGAAGTGAGAGTCAAAGCGAGTATCAGTGATAAATATACACCCGCCTATTCGAACGTATTAGCGTTAACTGTAACTCCTTATCTGGTTGTGATTAACTATCCATCACTATATGTTCCGGGATCTTATCAGGGCTGGGATCCTAAAAGTGCTGCAAAAATTTCCTCTGTAAATGATGATAAAGCTTATGAAGGATATGTTAATTTTCCGGATGCAACTACCGACTTTAAGTTTACTTCACAAGGTGACTGGAATGGTATAAACTACGGCACTTCAACGCCAGGTATACTTAATGCCGGTGGTGGAGATAATCTGCATGTAGATGGTGCCGGATATTACCGCATTAAAGCGGATACCAAAGCATTGACTTATTCGCTTACCAAAACTGTATGGGCAGTCATTGGCAGTGCTACCGGATCATGGGATAATGAAACACTAATGACTTATGATGCAACTGCTAAAGTATGGACAATTACCAAAGCTTTAACCGCCGGAGAATTTAAATTCAGAGCCAATGGTTCTTATGATATCAACTTCGGTGATGACAAGGGTAAACCAAAATATGGAGGCGACAATATTAAAGTCGCGGCCGACGGAAATTACAAAATCACTTTAAATCTGAGTGTTCCGGGTAACTATGCTTACAGTGTAACAAAACTTTAA
- a CDS encoding LacI family DNA-binding transcriptional regulator, with translation MRNINIKELAKTLNLSTSTVSRAFRDNSDISKETKDKILAAAKELNYQPNHYASNLREQRSKTIAVIVPELANNFFSQVIHGIEGVARARGYHILIYSTDDDYEKEVSFIRHLHNGRADGIIMSVSGEANDHNYLNELNQKRLPLVFFDRVYEDIITPRVITNDYESSFSAVQHLIKQGCKRIACLVINKNLSIGKTRMQGYLDALAKYDIPFDDRLIVDCTNSYKRNNVILKDMLKRLKPDGVFTSVERLAFATYYACNDLEVAIPEQVKVVGFSSLQIAPLLNPSLTTVTQPSTEIGVEAASLLFKMLEHPETVNINEKIVLGSKLVKRNSTALGELKKR, from the coding sequence ATGCGTAATATCAATATAAAAGAACTGGCGAAAACGCTTAATTTATCAACTTCAACTGTTTCCCGGGCATTTCGGGATAATAGTGATATCAGCAAAGAAACCAAGGATAAGATATTGGCTGCGGCAAAAGAACTGAATTATCAGCCTAATCATTATGCAAGTAATCTGAGAGAGCAACGCAGTAAAACTATTGCTGTTATCGTTCCCGAGCTGGCTAATAATTTCTTTTCACAGGTTATACATGGCATTGAAGGGGTAGCCAGAGCAAGAGGTTACCATATCCTGATTTATTCTACAGATGATGACTATGAAAAAGAAGTTTCATTTATCAGACACCTGCATAACGGACGTGCTGATGGAATTATTATGTCTGTATCAGGCGAAGCCAATGATCACAATTACCTGAATGAACTGAATCAGAAAAGACTGCCATTGGTTTTCTTTGACAGGGTATATGAAGATATTATTACACCCAGGGTTATTACCAATGATTACGAAAGTAGCTTTTCTGCTGTTCAGCATCTGATTAAGCAGGGATGTAAACGCATAGCCTGTTTAGTTATTAATAAAAACTTATCAATCGGTAAAACCAGGATGCAGGGCTATCTGGATGCGCTGGCAAAGTATGACATTCCATTTGATGACCGCCTGATTGTAGATTGTACCAATAGCTATAAGCGGAATAATGTAATCCTGAAGGATATGCTGAAACGCCTGAAACCTGATGGGGTATTTACTTCTGTAGAGCGTCTGGCCTTTGCTACCTATTATGCCTGCAATGATCTGGAGGTTGCTATCCCTGAACAGGTCAAAGTTGTCGGGTTTTCAAGTCTGCAGATTGCACCATTACTAAATCCTTCATTAACTACAGTTACCCAGCCATCTACAGAAATTGGAGTGGAGGCAGCTTCGCTTTTATTCAAAATGCTGGAGCATCCTGAAACAGTCAATATCAATGAGAAAATTGTGCTGGGATCCAAACTGGTAAAGCGGAATTCTACCGCTTTGGGAGAGTTAAAAAAACGTTAA
- a CDS encoding SusC/RagA family TonB-linked outer membrane protein, translating to MRVFYVMRYCLLLIFTITALAVQAQTGSITGKIIDETGLGLPGASVLVKGLGRSASTDVNGNFKLTGVTNGPVTLTASYIGYSSVDLNVTVKGNTTANFSLKPDAQNLNEVVVIGYGTSQKKDLTGSITTVSSKNFQGGNITSPEQLIAGKVAGVSIVSNGGAPGAGSTIRVRGGASLSASNDPLIVVDGVPFGSNKLPGAISSNAISGVSNPLSLINPNDIETFTVLKDANATAIYGSRASNGVILITTKKGKSGEPSIDFSTVNSYATIARKVKVLTGDQIRAFVNANGNDAQKALLGTANTDWQDVIFNNAFSTDNNLSISGKFKNVPYRVSGGYLDQRGLLLTDRMKRASGGITLNPTFFDNHLKVDLNLKGTISESNFANQDAVFQAVQFDPTQQVYANNQYGGYFEWIGTSGQLNPNAPRNPLGLIEQKSDVGKADRSFGNLKLDYSFHFLPELHANANVGYDVSKGYGTTFIPAYAAQKFTVSGVATQYEQVQHNKVAEFYLNYIKDLKGINSNINATAGYGYYDNATTVYNFTDYNALGGVQKLPVFPFDKQQNRLLSYYGRLVYTLADKYILSGTMRADGSSKFSESGRWGYFPSAAFTWRAIDESFLKDSKVFSDLKLRLSYGVTGQQDGLPNYSYLPNYSNSTNESQYQIGGQFYHLYSPIAYDKNLKWETSTTYNAGLDYGLFNGRVYGSVDVYYKKTKDLLSLVPIAVGTNFSNQLITNVGNMENKGIEASINVSLIKSADVNWDMGFNVTYNKNKVTNLSLNPDPDFKVGTTGIDGATGTTIQWNSVNYNPNSFLVYKQVYDAKGAPVEGVYADLNNDGKVNEQDRYFYKSPAPKYIMGFTSSFSYKKWTLSTVLRANLGNYIYDNISSNLAVSRNILSPSGLLNNATTTIFDSNFSNNQFLSDYYIHNASFLKMDNAGLAYNFGRLSPNSKTTLRITANVQNVFVISDYKGLDPEISTGIDYKLYPRPRTYSLGLNVGF from the coding sequence ATGAGAGTATTTTACGTGATGAGGTATTGTCTGCTATTGATTTTTACAATCACAGCATTGGCCGTACAAGCACAAACCGGTTCTATCACTGGTAAAATTATTGATGAAACCGGGCTGGGTCTGCCGGGGGCTTCAGTACTGGTTAAAGGCCTGGGCAGAAGCGCGAGTACAGATGTAAACGGAAACTTTAAACTGACTGGTGTAACTAACGGGCCTGTTACTTTAACGGCAAGCTATATTGGTTACAGTTCAGTAGATCTGAATGTTACTGTGAAAGGTAATACTACAGCAAATTTCTCTCTGAAGCCAGATGCACAGAACTTAAATGAAGTTGTGGTAATTGGTTATGGTACTTCGCAAAAAAAGGATCTGACTGGTTCGATCACTACGGTAAGCTCAAAGAACTTTCAGGGCGGAAATATTACTTCACCGGAGCAATTGATTGCTGGTAAAGTCGCTGGTGTTTCGATCGTGTCCAATGGAGGTGCGCCAGGAGCAGGAAGTACGATCCGCGTACGTGGAGGAGCTTCTTTAAGTGCAAGTAATGATCCTCTGATTGTGGTTGACGGAGTTCCTTTTGGGAGTAACAAATTACCGGGGGCGATTAGTTCCAATGCAATTTCAGGAGTATCTAATCCTTTGAGTTTGATTAATCCCAACGATATTGAAACTTTTACAGTGCTGAAAGATGCAAATGCGACTGCTATTTATGGTTCCAGAGCTTCTAACGGTGTTATTCTCATTACTACAAAAAAAGGGAAAAGCGGTGAACCCAGTATTGATTTCAGTACGGTGAATTCATATGCCACTATAGCCAGAAAAGTAAAGGTATTAACCGGTGACCAGATTCGTGCATTTGTAAACGCAAATGGTAATGATGCTCAGAAAGCATTATTGGGTACTGCAAATACAGACTGGCAGGATGTGATTTTTAACAATGCTTTCAGTACAGATAACAACCTGAGTATTTCCGGGAAATTTAAAAATGTTCCTTACCGTGTTTCGGGTGGTTATTTAGATCAGAGAGGATTATTACTGACAGACCGGATGAAAAGAGCTTCAGGTGGGATTACATTGAACCCGACTTTCTTTGATAATCATCTGAAAGTTGATCTGAATTTAAAAGGTACAATAAGTGAATCGAATTTTGCTAATCAGGATGCCGTATTTCAGGCTGTTCAGTTTGATCCGACACAGCAGGTTTATGCAAATAATCAGTATGGCGGATACTTTGAGTGGATAGGGACTTCAGGACAGTTAAATCCAAATGCGCCGAGAAATCCTCTCGGGCTGATTGAACAAAAAAGTGATGTTGGTAAGGCTGACAGAAGTTTTGGCAATTTAAAACTGGATTACTCTTTCCATTTCCTTCCTGAACTGCATGCAAATGCCAACGTAGGTTATGATGTTTCCAAAGGATATGGAACTACATTTATTCCTGCATACGCAGCACAGAAATTTACGGTAAGTGGTGTGGCTACTCAATATGAGCAGGTACAGCACAATAAGGTTGCAGAGTTTTATCTTAATTATATCAAAGACCTGAAAGGTATAAATAGTAATATCAATGCTACGGCAGGTTATGGTTATTATGATAACGCAACTACTGTATATAATTTTACGGATTATAATGCATTGGGTGGGGTACAGAAATTACCGGTCTTCCCTTTTGATAAACAGCAAAATAGATTGTTATCTTATTATGGTCGTTTGGTTTATACTCTGGCGGATAAGTATATTCTGTCAGGAACAATGCGTGCCGATGGATCTTCGAAGTTTAGCGAATCTGGCAGATGGGGTTATTTTCCATCAGCTGCTTTCACCTGGAGAGCCATTGATGAATCTTTCCTGAAAGACAGTAAAGTGTTCTCTGACTTAAAACTTCGTTTAAGTTATGGTGTTACAGGTCAGCAGGACGGACTTCCAAATTATAGTTACCTGCCTAATTATTCCAATAGTACGAATGAATCCCAGTATCAGATTGGTGGTCAGTTTTATCATTTATATTCTCCTATTGCATATGATAAAAATCTGAAGTGGGAAACTTCCACAACTTATAATGCCGGTCTGGATTATGGCTTATTCAATGGAAGAGTTTACGGTAGCGTAGATGTGTATTACAAAAAAACCAAAGACCTGTTAAGTCTGGTTCCGATTGCTGTGGGTACAAACTTCAGTAATCAGTTGATCACCAATGTTGGAAATATGGAGAACAAAGGGATTGAAGCCAGTATCAATGTCAGCCTGATTAAAAGCGCTGATGTAAACTGGGATATGGGCTTTAACGTAACCTATAATAAAAATAAAGTAACCAACTTATCTTTAAACCCGGATCCCGATTTCAAGGTTGGTACTACTGGTATTGATGGAGCAACCGGTACTACGATACAATGGAACTCTGTGAATTACAATCCTAATTCATTCCTGGTATACAAGCAGGTATATGATGCAAAAGGTGCACCTGTTGAAGGGGTATATGCTGATTTGAACAATGATGGAAAAGTGAATGAGCAGGACAGATATTTCTATAAATCTCCTGCACCTAAATATATCATGGGCTTCACCTCTTCGTTCAGTTATAAAAAATGGACCTTGAGTACGGTATTACGTGCTAATCTGGGCAATTATATTTATGATAATATTTCTTCCAACTTAGCTGTGAGCAGAAATATTCTGAGTCCAAGCGGATTATTGAATAATGCTACGACTACCATATTTGATAGTAATTTCTCCAATAACCAGTTTCTGAGTGATTATTATATCCATAATGCTTCTTTCCTGAAAATGGATAATGCAGGACTGGCTTATAATTTTGGTCGTCTGTCACCAAACTCAAAAACAACTTTGCGTATTACAGCGAATGTTCAGAATGTATTTGTAATCTCTGATTATAAAGGTCTTGATCCTGAAATCAGCACTGGTATAGATTACAAATTGTATCCAAGACCAAGAACTTACAGTTTAGGGCTTAATGTTGGATTTTAA
- a CDS encoding TIM-barrel domain-containing protein has translation MRKLTTIPKLLLLLTFPVLTFAQNGPVRGTGNITSVSITGQKIEFTTENAHGELTVYSPNVISVRLDQKKLGKDFSYAVISSPVKTPVAISQNEQEIMVTTDSLKARITKKPYSIAFYTLDGQVISQDEKGLTTSWVESEVTTYKKMQEGERFVGLGEKTGNLDRKGSGYTNWNFDAYGYSTGQDPIYSTIPFYMGIHHGLNYGIFLDNTYQSDFNFGASNNRFSSFGAQGGEMNYYFIYHKRLADIITSYTALTGRMNLPPLWSLGYQQNRYTYYPETEVLRIAQTLREKKIPADGITLDIHYMDQYKLFTWDKSRFPNPLAMNKKLADMGFTTTVIVDPGIKVEKGYQAYESGLKENIFIKYPDSTNYSGQVWPGWCNFPDFTSEKGRSWWRNEVKFFASTGVSGIWNDMNEIATWGNKMPNNVLFNYDGAMASHKQAHNVYGLQMARSSYEGAKASMDNKRPFILTRAGYAGLQRYTAIWTGDNRPEEDHMLLGVRLINSLGLSGVPFAGMDIGGFIGTPSNSLFARWVQIGAFNPYFRNHAAVNTQSSEPWTHGEEVLEISRNYINLRYKLMPYLYAAFFEATQNGLPVMRTLAIDYTFDAKIFDTAFQNQYLFGKAFMVLPFESTKEFGNAYFPKGLWYDLYTDETQTGGTEKILRLSKNKLPVYVKESSIVPMQSLVQSTQEKPTDTLTVHVYKGALNNSFVYYEDDGQTFNYQKGDFYKRTITYDPAGRNIIFEQAEGSRKSKFGQLQLVFHGFSDADKITGTTAQLNNGQKVKESLNSFLTPISHFDPQGTANPVEGAKVKNLTLTHTAARFVIAY, from the coding sequence ATGAGAAAACTGACCACGATCCCAAAGCTGCTGCTGCTTTTAACTTTCCCTGTGCTGACCTTTGCCCAAAATGGCCCGGTACGTGGTACTGGAAATATAACCTCGGTGAGTATCACCGGGCAAAAAATAGAGTTTACAACAGAAAATGCACATGGGGAACTGACAGTTTACAGTCCCAATGTGATCAGTGTCAGATTAGATCAGAAGAAGCTGGGTAAAGACTTTTCTTATGCGGTGATTTCATCGCCGGTAAAGACTCCTGTTGCTATCAGTCAGAATGAACAGGAGATTATGGTAACGACCGATTCTCTGAAAGCCAGGATTACTAAAAAACCTTATAGTATTGCTTTTTATACATTGGATGGCCAGGTGATCAGTCAGGATGAAAAAGGGCTGACTACTTCGTGGGTGGAAAGTGAAGTCACAACCTACAAGAAAATGCAGGAAGGGGAACGTTTTGTCGGGCTCGGAGAAAAGACAGGTAACCTTGACCGTAAGGGAAGTGGTTATACCAACTGGAATTTTGATGCTTACGGCTATTCGACCGGGCAGGACCCGATTTATTCTACGATACCTTTTTACATGGGAATACATCATGGATTAAACTATGGTATATTTCTGGACAACACTTACCAGAGTGATTTTAACTTTGGTGCGAGTAACAACAGATTTTCATCTTTTGGTGCACAAGGCGGAGAAATGAATTACTATTTCATTTATCATAAACGCCTGGCAGATATTATTACTTCTTATACAGCGCTGACAGGGCGTATGAATCTGCCACCCCTGTGGAGTTTAGGCTATCAGCAAAACAGATATACTTATTATCCGGAAACAGAGGTTTTGCGTATAGCACAAACCCTGAGAGAGAAGAAAATTCCCGCAGACGGAATCACACTGGATATCCATTATATGGACCAGTATAAATTATTCACCTGGGATAAATCGCGTTTCCCCAATCCGCTGGCTATGAATAAAAAACTGGCAGATATGGGCTTTACCACAACGGTAATCGTAGATCCGGGCATTAAAGTAGAAAAAGGTTATCAGGCTTACGAAAGCGGTCTGAAAGAAAATATATTTATTAAATACCCTGACAGTACAAATTACTCCGGACAGGTTTGGCCCGGCTGGTGCAATTTTCCTGATTTTACCAGTGAAAAAGGCAGATCATGGTGGAGAAATGAGGTGAAGTTTTTTGCCAGTACCGGCGTCTCAGGTATCTGGAATGACATGAACGAAATTGCTACCTGGGGAAACAAAATGCCAAATAACGTTTTGTTTAACTATGATGGTGCTATGGCCAGTCACAAGCAGGCACATAATGTATACGGCTTACAAATGGCACGTTCCAGTTATGAAGGCGCCAAAGCATCTATGGATAACAAACGTCCTTTCATTTTAACCCGTGCAGGTTATGCCGGACTACAGCGTTATACTGCAATCTGGACCGGAGATAACCGTCCCGAAGAAGATCATATGTTATTGGGAGTACGTTTAATTAACAGTTTAGGGCTAAGTGGTGTCCCTTTTGCCGGAATGGATATTGGCGGATTTATTGGTACGCCCAGCAACTCGCTGTTTGCAAGATGGGTTCAGATTGGTGCATTTAACCCGTATTTCCGTAACCATGCAGCAGTGAATACCCAATCTTCTGAGCCCTGGACACATGGCGAAGAGGTACTGGAAATTTCCAGAAATTACATCAATCTCCGTTATAAACTGATGCCATATTTGTATGCTGCTTTTTTTGAAGCTACACAGAACGGACTGCCTGTGATGAGAACACTGGCCATAGACTATACCTTTGACGCAAAAATATTTGATACTGCTTTTCAGAACCAATATTTATTTGGTAAAGCATTTATGGTATTGCCATTTGAAAGCACAAAAGAATTTGGAAATGCTTATTTCCCTAAAGGATTATGGTATGATCTGTATACTGATGAAACGCAAACCGGCGGCACAGAAAAGATCCTTCGTTTATCTAAAAACAAACTTCCGGTTTACGTAAAAGAAAGTAGTATTGTACCGATGCAATCACTGGTTCAGTCTACTCAGGAAAAACCAACAGACACCTTGACGGTTCATGTCTATAAAGGAGCATTAAATAATTCTTTCGTTTACTATGAAGATGATGGTCAGACATTTAATTATCAAAAGGGCGATTTTTATAAACGTACAATCACTTATGATCCGGCCGGCCGGAATATTATATTTGAACAGGCCGAAGGTTCGCGGAAGTCGAAATTCGGCCAGCTTCAGCTAGTTTTTCATGGTTTTAGT
- a CDS encoding RagB/SusD family nutrient uptake outer membrane protein has product MKNLFKIFTAAAFLAATLSSCKKDLVLKPTNDLTSEVVYANLSGYKQVLAKAYASFATTGPKGSGDSDLGGIDAGTSDFLRLYWNAQELTSDEGICVWNDPGVYDLNYQTYTSDNILLRGLYTRSLYQITIVNEFLRESTPEKLAARNITGADAAEITRYRSEVRFLRAYQYWVLMDLFGNPPFITEANEIGVIAPKQIKRADLFKYVESELLAIEPELQASNEYGRVTKGADQLLLSRLYLNASVYTGTAKNTEAVTYANKVIGGSYSLNSAYKNLFLSDNDTNNPEVILSINYDGNFTQNFGGTTFLTNASINGDMKPADFGIPGGGWGGIRTRSTLPAIFGISGAFTSNPDSRAMFYGTKSANDDVAVFTDGLRAVKFRNVDRANVPAPSNNGTFCSIDFPLFRLPEAYLNYAEAVLRGGGGGSLNQAIDYVNKLRRRAYGNDSGNVSSLNLDDVLAERAKEFFWEGYRRTDLIRYSKFTEGSYLWPFKGGVKAGRGVESFRSIFPLPSADVIANSNLIQNPGY; this is encoded by the coding sequence ATGAAGAATCTATTCAAAATATTTACGGCAGCTGCCTTTCTTGCAGCAACATTATCATCTTGTAAAAAAGATTTGGTTTTAAAGCCAACCAACGACCTGACATCAGAGGTGGTTTACGCAAACCTGAGTGGATATAAGCAGGTACTGGCCAAAGCTTACGCAAGTTTTGCAACTACTGGTCCAAAGGGTTCCGGTGACAGTGATCTTGGTGGTATTGATGCAGGAACTTCTGATTTTCTGCGTTTATACTGGAATGCGCAGGAATTAACTTCTGATGAAGGGATCTGTGTATGGAATGACCCTGGAGTTTATGATTTAAACTACCAGACTTATACTTCTGATAACATTCTTCTGCGTGGTTTATATACCAGAAGTTTATATCAGATTACGATCGTAAACGAGTTTCTTCGTGAAAGTACGCCAGAGAAACTGGCTGCGCGGAATATCACTGGTGCTGATGCGGCTGAAATTACCAGATACAGATCGGAAGTAAGATTTTTACGGGCTTATCAATACTGGGTGCTAATGGATTTATTTGGTAACCCTCCGTTCATTACTGAGGCTAATGAAATAGGCGTAATTGCACCTAAGCAAATTAAACGTGCCGATTTATTCAAATATGTAGAAAGCGAACTTTTGGCTATAGAACCGGAATTACAGGCTTCCAATGAATATGGAAGAGTAACAAAAGGTGCTGATCAGCTGCTTTTATCACGATTGTATCTGAATGCTTCGGTTTATACGGGAACAGCTAAAAATACAGAAGCAGTTACTTATGCAAATAAAGTAATCGGAGGTAGTTATTCCCTGAACAGTGCTTACAAAAATCTGTTCCTTTCAGATAATGATACGAATAACCCTGAAGTGATTTTATCGATTAACTATGATGGGAATTTTACGCAGAATTTTGGTGGTACAACTTTCCTGACCAATGCTTCAATCAATGGGGATATGAAACCTGCTGATTTTGGTATTCCGGGTGGAGGATGGGGTGGTATCCGTACCCGTTCAACGTTACCTGCTATTTTTGGTATTTCCGGCGCTTTTACCAGTAACCCGGATTCAAGAGCTATGTTTTATGGAACTAAATCAGCAAATGATGATGTGGCGGTATTTACTGATGGTCTGCGTGCTGTTAAATTCAGAAATGTAGATCGTGCCAATGTTCCTGCTCCATCTAACAACGGAACATTCTGTTCTATTGATTTTCCTTTATTTCGTTTACCTGAAGCGTATTTAAATTATGCTGAAGCTGTTTTACGCGGTGGAGGTGGTGGCTCATTAAACCAGGCAATTGACTATGTAAACAAATTGCGCCGCCGTGCTTATGGTAACGATTCCGGAAATGTTTCCTCGCTTAATTTAGATGATGTATTAGCTGAAAGAGCTAAAGAATTTTTCTGGGAAGGTTACAGACGTACAGACCTGATACGCTACAGCAAGTTTACAGAAGGATCTTATTTATGGCCGTTTAAAGGGGGAGTTAAAGCAGGACGTGGTGTAGAATCATTCCGCAGTATTTTTCCATTGCCGTCAGCAGATGTAATTGCGAACAGCAACCTGATTCAGAATCCTGGTTATTAA